A genome region from Panicum virgatum strain AP13 chromosome 4K, P.virgatum_v5, whole genome shotgun sequence includes the following:
- the LOC120704361 gene encoding glycine-rich protein 1-like, whose amino-acid sequence MSVVAAAAAAVGPGAGAAASYGKMCGGGGGARKRKDVVLEQEAEAEARGEGGGGVAARRQPLAGLFVLETVEEAAEEERSSIGAASEDEEEEEGEEADSGGGAPAAARRRKGGALACMDALDDALPVKRGLSNFFSGKSRSFANLLDAASAVSSARDLAKPENPFNKRRRVLRCCSIRRVASTSLTALPPFLPPTTAGSTGGDGAAGSG is encoded by the exons ATGTCcgttgtggcggcggcggcggcggccgtggggccaggcgccggggcggcggcgtcttACGGGAAgatgtgcggcggcggcggcggggcgaggaagaggaaggacgtggttctggagcaggaggcggaggcggaggcgcggggtgaaggcggcggcggcgtcgcggcgcgccGGCAGCCGCTCGCGGGGCTGTTCGTGCTGGagacggtggaggaggcggcggaagaGGAGAGGTCGTCCATCGGCGCGGCgtcggaggacgaggaggaggaggagggggaggaggcggacAGCGGGGGcggcgcaccggcggcggcgaggaggaggaagggcggCGCGCTCGCGTGCATGGACGCCCTCGACGACGCGCTCCCCGTCAA GAGGGGCCTGTCCAACTTCTTCTCCGGCAAGTCGCGGTCGTTCGCGAACCTGCTGGACGCGGCGTCGGCGGTGAGCAGCGCCCGGGACCTGGCCAAGCCGGAGAACCCGTTCAACAAGCGGCGGCGCGTGCTCCGGTGCTGCTCAATCCGGCGGGTCGCGTCCACCTCGCTCACCGCGCTGCCGCCCTTCCTCCCgcccaccaccgccgggagcaccggcggcgacggcgccgccggcagTGGCTAG